In Armatimonadota bacterium, a genomic segment contains:
- a CDS encoding Gfo/Idh/MocA family oxidoreductase has translation MQRIAIVGTTNYGWLSMQLLFKLPEQYVIIAAMELPGKETEGTAACRERGIPIYNDLDRMLTDLQGKCDVIYLPIPIPLHAKLATKCLKAGYNVYLEKPPVPTVQDYDELIKARDESGKRLAVCFQAIHSDTIQRLKQYISQGKFGKVKRIRSMACWPRPDAYYARTNWAGRIKTDAGWVLDGPLNNALAHCAAIELYLASSTPDRMAYPTTIQSELYHARDIESEDTNSIRVITDEEVEIIFNATHCSAELTPVSILLEAENASVEYFDFEKATITWADGRTEELSDSDDIRLVLYRRLAQSLEQGTPFYGELEVCRPFTVMVNGAFESPGQITQIPSEYTRREEKYDSMVTIVDGMDDLLIKAHAEGKLLSEVGAPWAKKSKIVNMTGYNQFPSRGFGEESTMKFSA, from the coding sequence ATGCAGAGAATTGCAATTGTCGGAACCACAAACTATGGCTGGCTGAGTATGCAGCTTCTTTTCAAACTGCCGGAGCAATATGTCATTATTGCCGCGATGGAACTGCCCGGCAAGGAAACGGAGGGGACGGCGGCCTGTCGTGAGCGTGGAATCCCGATCTACAACGACCTGGACCGGATGCTGACCGATCTTCAGGGTAAGTGCGATGTCATATATCTGCCAATTCCCATACCACTGCATGCGAAGCTCGCGACCAAGTGTCTAAAGGCGGGATACAACGTATACCTCGAAAAACCGCCCGTGCCGACGGTTCAGGATTACGATGAACTGATTAAGGCAAGGGATGAGTCCGGCAAGCGCCTTGCGGTCTGCTTCCAGGCCATACACTCCGACACTATCCAGCGTCTGAAGCAATACATCAGCCAGGGCAAGTTTGGAAAAGTAAAGCGCATTCGCTCGATGGCGTGCTGGCCGAGACCAGACGCATATTACGCTCGAACCAACTGGGCTGGGCGAATAAAGACAGATGCGGGTTGGGTCCTCGACGGCCCCCTCAATAACGCTCTCGCGCACTGTGCTGCCATTGAGCTGTATCTTGCATCGAGCACCCCGGACCGCATGGCGTATCCCACAACGATACAATCAGAGCTTTATCATGCACGCGATATCGAGAGTGAAGACACCAACAGCATACGCGTGATTACTGACGAAGAAGTCGAGATTATCTTCAATGCAACGCACTGCAGCGCGGAGCTTACTCCGGTCAGTATTCTATTGGAAGCGGAAAATGCCAGCGTCGAGTATTTTGATTTCGAAAAAGCGACTATCACCTGGGCGGACGGCAGAACAGAAGAATTATCCGATTCCGATGACATCCGGCTGGTGCTATATCGCCGACTTGCGCAGTCTCTTGAGCAGGGGACGCCGTTTTACGGTGAGCTGGAGGTCTGCAGGCCGTTTACTGTAATGGTCAATGGAGCGTTTGAGTCCCCCGGGCAGATAACTCAAATCCCGTCCGAATACACAAGGCGCGAGGAAAAATACGACTCCATGGTGACCATCGTAGATGGAATGGATGATCTGCTCATTAAAGCCCACGCTGAGGGCAAACTGCTCTCCGAAGTCGGCGCGCCGTGGGCCAAGAAATCAAAGATAGTTAACATGACGGGATACAATCAATTCCCAAGCCGGGGATTTGGCGAGGAATCTACCATGAAGTTTTCTGCATAA
- a CDS encoding sodium:solute symporter family protein, translated as MFGLSIIDIAVIIGYFAVTLGIGFWTMRRIKNQEDYFLGGRSFGKIIQTFAAFGQATSVDSAVGMTTTTFTNGAAAVWSSVCTVFTVPIYWMTCPWYRRLRLLSMGDFFRERYGSKYMAIVYALVASVGMMCIISIGFNAMGKTTVAMTPKTVSQMTSAERHEYHMAKELNKLEAADFDTLSDTQKSRLKELQILKPQDVHSHISESAIIYIVCFIVLVYSVVGGLHAAFLTDLMQGVFIIILSVILLPFGWTKLNATYGGAGVLNAFQLLHHRIPESFFEIFGSPSTMDFTWYYVLALTIMTTINVAAQPNQLVAIGSAKDEYTARLGFTSGIYLKRLLTIFWGLFGLFAVLLYTGTVRNPDMVWGYATLDLLGPMKMGLVGLMIACLMAALMSTASCLMITASGLLTHNVYRELLPNLPERHYVIVGRVIGGVVVIGGAIIATQFATIFAQMKFLMEFYSIFAASFWLGMLWRPATRAGAWASICIALVCFFVLPLAVPAVCPSLHTNHYLAKMTHARVVSRGYMAHPMDIEERNTLIAKWDTLNKIGKAKGERPKPIHVGEHFTKKYELPAKEIFWTQGLKPNAAGVLEGHGMLNLDLLLLQKLGFDLSKNPYAVNETLRVVFRTLIPIFAIFIVSMFTRHDNKEAINRFYAKMKTPALPDREADERELALSYAEPHRFDHTKLFPKSNWEFHKWDKVDAGGFLLALVVGAAIVGVFFLLMSIGVR; from the coding sequence ATGTTTGGGCTTAGTATAATCGACATTGCGGTCATAATTGGGTACTTTGCCGTCACGCTGGGTATCGGTTTCTGGACAATGCGCCGCATCAAGAACCAGGAAGACTACTTCCTTGGCGGACGCTCGTTTGGAAAGATAATCCAGACTTTTGCCGCTTTTGGGCAGGCGACTTCCGTAGATTCCGCGGTCGGAATGACAACCACGACATTCACTAATGGCGCTGCGGCCGTATGGAGTTCTGTCTGCACGGTATTTACAGTCCCAATATACTGGATGACCTGTCCCTGGTATCGACGGCTGCGATTGCTGAGTATGGGAGACTTCTTCCGCGAGCGCTACGGCTCCAAATATATGGCCATCGTCTATGCCCTGGTCGCCTCGGTCGGTATGATGTGCATCATCTCGATTGGTTTCAATGCCATGGGCAAGACCACGGTCGCGATGACACCCAAGACCGTCAGCCAAATGACGAGTGCGGAGCGCCATGAGTATCATATGGCAAAGGAACTCAACAAGCTGGAGGCAGCCGATTTCGATACTCTGAGCGATACGCAGAAATCCAGACTTAAGGAACTGCAAATACTCAAACCGCAGGATGTGCATTCTCACATCAGTGAGAGTGCCATTATATATATCGTATGCTTTATTGTCCTGGTATATAGCGTCGTTGGTGGCTTGCATGCGGCATTTCTTACTGACCTGATGCAGGGAGTATTTATAATTATTCTATCCGTGATCCTGCTGCCGTTCGGGTGGACGAAGCTCAATGCCACTTATGGCGGCGCCGGTGTATTGAATGCGTTTCAACTCCTGCACCATCGTATTCCGGAATCATTTTTTGAAATCTTTGGGTCGCCATCGACCATGGATTTTACCTGGTATTATGTCCTTGCTCTTACCATAATGACCACTATCAACGTTGCCGCACAGCCTAACCAGCTAGTGGCAATCGGATCGGCAAAAGACGAGTATACTGCTCGGCTCGGGTTCACATCCGGCATATATCTCAAACGACTGTTGACGATTTTCTGGGGGCTCTTTGGACTCTTCGCCGTCTTGCTTTACACCGGAACGGTGAGAAACCCGGATATGGTGTGGGGATATGCAACCCTCGATCTGCTTGGACCTATGAAAATGGGGCTTGTAGGACTAATGATCGCGTGTCTAATGGCAGCCCTAATGTCTACGGCAAGCTGTCTGATGATTACGGCGTCGGGTTTGCTGACTCACAATGTATATCGAGAGCTTCTGCCGAATTTGCCTGAGCGTCATTACGTGATCGTCGGACGTGTAATTGGCGGGGTCGTGGTCATCGGCGGAGCTATAATAGCCACTCAGTTCGCGACGATATTTGCGCAGATGAAGTTTCTTATGGAGTTCTATTCGATATTCGCCGCCAGCTTCTGGCTCGGCATGCTGTGGCGTCCGGCGACTCGGGCGGGCGCATGGGCATCGATCTGTATCGCGCTTGTTTGTTTCTTCGTGTTGCCCCTGGCAGTTCCCGCTGTTTGTCCCAGCCTGCACACGAATCACTATCTGGCAAAGATGACTCATGCAAGAGTCGTCTCTCGTGGATACATGGCGCATCCGATGGATATCGAAGAGCGCAATACGCTGATCGCCAAATGGGACACACTCAATAAGATTGGCAAGGCGAAGGGCGAGAGACCGAAACCTATTCACGTTGGAGAGCATTTCACAAAGAAGTATGAGCTGCCCGCGAAGGAGATTTTCTGGACCCAGGGACTGAAACCAAACGCTGCAGGTGTTCTTGAAGGTCATGGAATGCTGAACCTCGACCTGCTGCTTCTTCAAAAACTTGGATTCGATCTCTCTAAGAATCCCTATGCAGTCAATGAGACCCTGCGTGTTGTTTTTCGCACCCTGATACCGATTTTCGCTATCTTTATCGTCAGCATGTTTACGAGGCACGATAATAAAGAGGCTATCAATCGCTTCTATGCCAAGATGAAAACACCGGCGCTGCCGGACCGTGAAGCGGACGAGCGGGAACTGGCTCTTTCATATGCCGAACCGCATCGCTTCGACCACACCAAGCTCTTTCCAAAGTCCAACTGGGAGTTTCATAAGTGGGACAAGGTGGACGCAGGGGGGTTCCTACTGGCGCTTGTTGTAGGGGCCGCGATAGTCGGAGTGTTCTTCCTGTTGATGTCTATAGGAGTAAGGTAG
- a CDS encoding BNR repeat-containing protein gives MISIIKRHIPALMACCLLGLIFAGSAAGKESNVLDKIDVAPVWAGHNVGFALLTYGEDQFVAFYDKDRQMTLAQRKLSEHKWKFAKLPEKVGWDSHNYITMTIDHDGYLHVSGNMHVLPLVYFRSRKPLDITTMERVKHMTGSQEDRTTYPTFFQGPDDELIFTYRDGESGSGNQIYNVYDLKTQTWHRLLNTPLIDGEGKSNAYIDGPVVGPDGWYHMCWVWRDTFNCETNHDPSYAKSPDMVHWYTAAGKPLDLPITYKTAEIVDPIPMRDGLINMNIKMGFDSQKRPIITYHKFDKDGNTQAYNARFEDGMWKIYQITNWKYRWWFEGGGSITADIKISEAKPGGPGRLLQTYNHKKYGSRKLVLDEATMEIVSNTKIPTVIEQKPEGTFPGLAVRTRDDIGKSPEAGIRYMLDWETLGTNRDQPREGELPPPSMLRVYKLKM, from the coding sequence ATGATATCTATAATAAAACGGCATATACCGGCATTAATGGCCTGCTGTCTTTTGGGGCTAATCTTCGCGGGATCGGCTGCCGGTAAGGAGTCAAACGTGCTCGATAAGATTGATGTGGCGCCCGTGTGGGCAGGTCACAACGTTGGCTTTGCATTGCTTACTTACGGCGAAGATCAGTTCGTAGCCTTCTACGACAAAGACAGGCAGATGACTCTCGCGCAGCGCAAACTGAGTGAGCACAAATGGAAGTTTGCCAAGCTGCCAGAGAAAGTAGGCTGGGACAGTCACAACTACATAACAATGACCATCGATCATGACGGCTATTTGCACGTCAGTGGAAATATGCACGTCCTGCCTCTCGTTTATTTCCGTTCTCGAAAGCCGCTTGATATAACGACCATGGAACGGGTCAAGCATATGACAGGCTCCCAGGAAGACCGGACCACATATCCGACTTTCTTTCAGGGGCCAGATGATGAGCTGATCTTTACTTACCGCGATGGCGAGAGCGGTTCGGGTAATCAGATTTACAACGTCTATGATTTGAAAACGCAAACTTGGCATCGATTGCTCAATACGCCTCTTATTGACGGCGAGGGCAAGAGCAACGCTTACATCGATGGCCCCGTCGTTGGGCCGGATGGGTGGTATCACATGTGCTGGGTCTGGCGTGACACCTTTAATTGTGAGACAAATCACGACCCGTCTTATGCAAAAAGCCCGGATATGGTCCACTGGTATACAGCCGCCGGAAAGCCGCTGGATCTGCCCATTACCTATAAAACGGCTGAAATCGTCGATCCGATCCCCATGCGTGATGGGCTGATCAATATGAATATAAAGATGGGCTTCGATTCACAAAAGAGACCGATCATTACATATCACAAGTTCGATAAGGACGGTAACACGCAGGCATACAATGCCCGCTTTGAAGACGGCATGTGGAAGATATACCAGATTACCAACTGGAAATACCGATGGTGGTTCGAAGGCGGCGGCTCAATAACTGCCGATATCAAGATATCGGAGGCAAAGCCCGGCGGACCGGGCCGGTTGTTGCAGACCTATAATCACAAGAAATATGGCAGCAGGAAATTGGTGCTGGATGAGGCCACTATGGAAATAGTCTCAAACACCAAAATACCTACTGTGATCGAGCAAAAACCGGAAGGCACGTTTCCCGGGTTGGCTGTCAGGACCCGCGACGACATTGGAAAGAGCCCGGAGGCCGGTATAAGATATATGCTTGACTGGGAGACGCTGGGCACAAACCGCGACCAACCGCGCGAAGGCGAGCTTCCGCCGCCGAGCATGCTGCGTGTCTATAAACTCAAGATGTAA
- a CDS encoding AraC family transcriptional regulator, producing the protein MTKRIESYDYKPEKTWQDQLLESLNEPTVIFGQNMSVHTARMVSGHTHDFWQLDYVSKGSGTIGIASTEQPVRQGDLFVLNPGDLHEFTSSKDQPIERIMLKFSLGKKWLNVRIPNYLGNLTRLPRGQQRELEFYLRRACIEANKPDKANIQIASALLKGFLISSMRYLKEVDVVAGECGQHGSSQRVLDYIRKHYDKRLTLSELANMCGLHPQYFCHRFSVEIGMSPMVALSNERIEAAKKLLANTYLPIAEVAARVGYNDAYHFSKRFKQITGLSPKHYRDQSDHNI; encoded by the coding sequence ATGACAAAAAGGATAGAATCCTACGATTACAAACCGGAAAAAACGTGGCAGGACCAGTTGCTGGAATCGCTTAATGAGCCGACAGTCATTTTCGGCCAGAACATGTCCGTGCATACCGCACGAATGGTCAGTGGACATACGCATGATTTCTGGCAGTTGGACTACGTAAGCAAAGGCAGCGGCACTATAGGAATAGCAAGCACGGAGCAGCCCGTGAGACAGGGTGATTTGTTCGTATTGAATCCCGGCGACTTGCATGAATTCACTTCGTCAAAAGATCAGCCCATCGAGCGAATCATGCTCAAGTTCTCATTGGGCAAAAAGTGGCTGAATGTACGCATTCCAAATTATCTCGGTAACCTGACGCGACTTCCGCGCGGCCAGCAGCGCGAGTTGGAGTTCTATCTGCGACGAGCGTGCATAGAGGCGAACAAGCCCGATAAGGCAAATATTCAAATTGCATCGGCTCTGCTCAAGGGATTTCTCATTAGCTCGATGCGCTACCTAAAGGAGGTCGACGTTGTCGCCGGCGAATGCGGGCAGCATGGAAGCAGCCAGCGTGTTCTCGACTACATTCGAAAGCACTACGACAAGCGTCTGACTCTGAGCGAGCTTGCGAATATGTGCGGGCTGCATCCTCAATATTTTTGCCACAGGTTTTCGGTGGAGATAGGAATGTCGCCGATGGTCGCACTGAGTAACGAGAGAATCGAGGCGGCGAAGAAGCTTCTTGCCAACACATATCTACCTATTGCTGAAGTAGCGGCCAGGGTCGGCTACAATGACGCATATCACTTCTCAAAGCGATTCAAGCAGATCACCGGGCTGTCTCCCAAGCATTACAGGGATCAAAGCGACCATAATATCTGA
- a CDS encoding heparinase II/III family protein, with product MYNHSLFVAICLFLLMVTISASGDSFAQDAGNLPGNPLKSHPRIILTQSDIHVIRKTVKQNPIAAGYLESLSKHGDAILDAKPVERILNGPRLLYVSRAVLDRVTTLGLLYRLDNDPKWAARAIKEMRAAAVFVDWNSPHFLDVAEMTAAMAFGYDWLYDAMTPEDRALIRTAIVKKGLDPALALYRTNEWWTKSPFNWNNVCNGGMILGALAVADEEPSLAKKIISYALKSLPLAMATYAPDGAWPEGTNYWEYATHYTLFAAYALRSALGTDMGVMEYPGMRKTGYYPQILTGSTGKEFDFADSATGINMRTCLYGLARWYADPAYAYLARKAPKAGDISAFDLIWFDPSGSEQDIASTPLDTLYSNVGVATFRSSWTDPNAIFVGFKAGSNSANHAHLDLGSFVLDADGVRWADDLGSDSYNLPYYFVPVKRWSYYRLSTPGHNTITFDGANQDLNATAPITKYVSVKDHAFAIADLTSAYTQNGAKQVIRGIALRDKRRQVLVQDEIEVQESANIVWSIHTSAVVNIDPAGTHATLTLAGKTMHVYLLSPAGTHFIVEEVKLNRPYRPLTNERKLLIRMPEKTAKTRVVVIFSPHSKMDKLPELTALDAWK from the coding sequence ATGTATAATCACAGTCTCTTCGTTGCTATATGTCTGTTCTTGTTGATGGTTACCATTAGCGCATCTGGCGATTCATTTGCGCAAGACGCTGGGAATCTTCCGGGTAATCCGCTCAAGTCTCATCCTAGAATCATACTCACACAATCCGATATACATGTGATTCGGAAAACCGTAAAACAAAACCCCATTGCCGCCGGTTATCTGGAAAGTCTCAGCAAACATGGTGACGCCATTCTCGATGCAAAGCCGGTTGAGAGAATACTCAATGGCCCGCGACTGTTGTATGTGAGCCGCGCGGTGCTTGATCGAGTGACCACGCTGGGCCTGCTGTACAGGCTCGACAACGACCCTAAGTGGGCCGCAAGGGCAATCAAAGAGATGCGCGCAGCCGCTGTATTTGTCGACTGGAACTCGCCTCATTTTCTGGATGTGGCGGAAATGACGGCTGCCATGGCTTTTGGCTACGATTGGCTGTACGATGCTATGACGCCCGAGGATCGAGCACTCATCAGGACCGCTATTGTTAAGAAAGGCCTTGACCCGGCGCTTGCACTTTATAGAACGAATGAGTGGTGGACAAAGTCACCTTTCAATTGGAACAACGTGTGCAACGGCGGAATGATACTTGGGGCGCTGGCCGTCGCGGACGAAGAGCCCTCGCTTGCGAAAAAGATTATCTCGTATGCCTTAAAGAGCCTGCCGCTGGCCATGGCTACGTATGCGCCCGATGGCGCGTGGCCCGAAGGAACCAACTACTGGGAATATGCGACCCACTACACTCTTTTCGCGGCATATGCCCTTCGCTCTGCCTTGGGAACGGATATGGGAGTGATGGAGTATCCGGGGATGCGCAAAACCGGCTACTACCCGCAGATTCTTACCGGCTCAACGGGAAAAGAATTTGATTTTGCCGATTCGGCCACCGGCATCAACATGCGCACATGTCTTTACGGTCTTGCCCGATGGTATGCTGACCCAGCGTATGCATATCTCGCTCGCAAGGCCCCAAAAGCTGGAGACATCAGCGCATTCGACCTCATATGGTTTGACCCGAGCGGAAGTGAACAAGATATTGCCTCAACACCTCTGGACACACTCTACTCTAATGTTGGCGTGGCAACATTCAGATCATCATGGACCGATCCAAATGCAATATTTGTAGGGTTCAAGGCGGGTTCAAACAGCGCGAACCATGCTCATTTGGACCTCGGCAGTTTTGTTCTTGATGCTGACGGTGTGCGTTGGGCCGATGACCTTGGCTCGGACAGTTACAACCTGCCATACTATTTTGTCCCCGTAAAGCGCTGGTCCTACTATCGATTATCCACCCCAGGTCACAACACCATCACGTTCGACGGCGCAAACCAGGACCTGAACGCCACTGCCCCGATCACGAAGTATGTCTCGGTGAAAGATCACGCATTTGCAATCGCCGATCTGACTAGCGCATATACTCAAAATGGCGCAAAGCAAGTTATTCGCGGAATTGCCCTTCGAGACAAGAGACGCCAAGTACTGGTCCAGGACGAAATCGAGGTGCAGGAGTCTGCAAATATCGTTTGGTCCATACATACCAGCGCAGTAGTAAATATCGATCCGGCAGGCACCCATGCCACCCTCACTCTGGCCGGCAAGACAATGCATGTATATTTGCTCAGCCCTGCAGGAACGCATTTTATAGTGGAAGAGGTCAAGCTCAACAGACCTTACAGGCCGCTCACCAATGAGAGAAAGCTCCTCATTCGGATGCCCGAAAAGACCGCAAAAACACGAGTCGTGGTAATATTCAGCCCGCACAGCAAGATGGATAAGCTGCCTGAGTTGACAGCATTGGATGCGTGGAAATGA
- a CDS encoding sugar kinase, which yields MAQRIITFGEVMLRLKSPGAERLFQSPVLEATFGGGEANVAVSLANFGLDAAFATVLPDNDIADACIGELRRFNVDTSLIARGAGRVGIYFLESGANQRASKVVYDRAGSAIAIAQPGTIDWKSAFSGAKWFHISGITPALSASAAELSMEAVKTAREMGLTVSCDFNYRGKLWKYGKSAPEVMRELVKYVDVGIANEEDCQKSLGVKIDVEVERGQLDKSSYESLAGKVLDEFPNLKMIAITLRESKSADHNGWSACLHDRKEFHTSKHYDITDIVDRVGGGDSFAAGLIYGLVTEMGHQEALEFAVAASCLKHSIIGDFNRVTVSEVEKLAGGDASGRVQR from the coding sequence ATGGCACAGCGTATAATCACTTTTGGCGAGGTAATGCTCAGGCTCAAGTCTCCCGGGGCTGAAAGGTTATTTCAATCGCCGGTCTTGGAAGCGACGTTCGGAGGCGGTGAGGCGAATGTCGCGGTATCACTCGCCAACTTCGGTCTGGATGCGGCATTCGCAACAGTCTTGCCGGACAACGATATCGCGGATGCGTGCATCGGAGAACTGCGCCGTTTCAATGTCGACACTTCACTGATCGCGCGCGGCGCAGGCAGGGTCGGAATTTACTTTCTGGAAAGTGGAGCAAACCAGCGGGCATCAAAGGTCGTCTATGACCGCGCAGGATCAGCCATAGCTATTGCCCAACCTGGGACAATAGATTGGAAAAGCGCATTTTCCGGCGCAAAATGGTTCCATATCTCGGGCATCACACCGGCCTTGAGTGCATCGGCGGCTGAGCTTTCTATGGAGGCGGTGAAGACAGCCAGGGAGATGGGGCTCACTGTCTCCTGCGATTTCAACTATCGCGGTAAACTGTGGAAATACGGCAAATCGGCTCCCGAAGTGATGCGAGAGCTGGTCAAATACGTGGACGTCGGTATTGCGAACGAGGAAGACTGTCAGAAATCGCTTGGCGTCAAGATAGATGTAGAGGTTGAACGAGGCCAACTCGACAAGTCGAGCTATGAGTCCCTGGCAGGCAAGGTTTTGGATGAGTTTCCTAATCTGAAGATGATTGCAATCACACTCAGGGAAAGCAAAAGCGCTGACCACAACGGCTGGTCGGCGTGTCTTCACGATCGCAAGGAATTTCACACAAGCAAACATTATGACATCACCGATATTGTCGATCGAGTGGGCGGCGGTGATTCGTTCGCGGCCGGGCTTATATATGGTCTTGTGACCGAGATGGGACATCAGGAAGCACTGGAGTTCGCAGTCGCGGCGAGCTGCCTGAAACACTCGATCATCGGCGACTTCAACCGAGTGACTGTTTCTGAGGTCGAAAAGCTCGCCGGAGGCGATGCTTCCGGAAGGGTCCAGCGATAA
- a CDS encoding bifunctional 4-hydroxy-2-oxoglutarate aldolase/2-dehydro-3-deoxy-phosphogluconate aldolase codes for MSGKTAEIQDKSMHDVLRTIEQLGIVPVVVIENAKDAVPLCRALKDGGLPLAEITFRTAAAEDAIRAVSSELPEVLVGAGTVLTTQQADKAIMAGARFIVSPGLNPAVVKFCQEKGVAVTPGCSTPTEIEMALGLNLDVVKFFPAEAFGGVKTLKAICAPYSMMKFIPTGGINAANLKDYLSFGKVLACGGSWMVKADLIKSGNFNEITRITREAVAIVSSAR; via the coding sequence ATGAGCGGAAAAACCGCGGAGATTCAGGATAAATCAATGCACGATGTCTTAAGAACCATAGAACAATTGGGCATAGTGCCCGTCGTTGTGATTGAGAATGCAAAGGACGCCGTCCCACTTTGCCGAGCACTCAAAGATGGCGGCCTGCCCCTGGCCGAAATTACTTTTAGAACTGCCGCCGCCGAAGACGCCATACGGGCCGTATCATCCGAACTGCCCGAGGTTCTTGTCGGCGCCGGGACAGTGCTTACGACCCAGCAGGCTGATAAAGCAATTATGGCAGGCGCTCGGTTCATAGTCAGCCCCGGTCTTAACCCGGCTGTCGTTAAGTTTTGCCAAGAAAAGGGTGTTGCTGTAACGCCCGGCTGCAGCACTCCAACCGAAATAGAAATGGCTCTTGGCCTAAATCTTGATGTGGTCAAATTCTTTCCGGCTGAAGCTTTTGGAGGAGTCAAAACTCTCAAGGCTATATGCGCTCCGTATTCAATGATGAAATTTATTCCGACAGGCGGCATTAACGCAGCAAACTTGAAGGATTACCTATCGTTCGGCAAGGTTCTTGCCTGCGGCGGTAGTTGGATGGTGAAGGCCGATCTGATTAAGAGCGGCAACTTCAATGAAATCACCCGCATAACGCGCGAGGCGGTTGCTATAGTATCGTCAGCACGTTAG
- a CDS encoding BON domain-containing protein gives MRTIRDEALIQLVQSRLNQNRLTGGETIYVTLENGNVILVGWCDHEEQKIAAERIVSGTFGVTHVVSRIRIRKIRQSI, from the coding sequence ATGAGAACTATAAGAGATGAAGCACTCATACAGCTTGTGCAGTCGCGGCTGAACCAGAACAGGCTTACCGGCGGAGAGACGATTTATGTGACGCTGGAAAACGGCAATGTAATTCTGGTTGGCTGGTGCGATCACGAAGAACAGAAAATCGCCGCCGAGAGGATAGTATCAGGCACTTTCGGAGTTACGCACGTTGTGTCGAGGATCAGGATCCGCAAGATAAGGCAATCAATTTGA
- a CDS encoding M48 family metalloprotease has product MKRARQTLALILCAVSLLAAAMSPVISDTYKDEEKMGREYAERMEKEMSFVDDQSIVERVKTIGETLAKIANENEVRASYGDSKIARFEYRFKVVDDPDVNAFALPGGYIYVNTGLLEMVDSDDELAGVLAHEIAHVAHHHATKLIKEQSKLDKYVALIALAGIFGKVKNTDLNNLLLGAQMLKVGSASGHTMNAERDADRTAVAYLAKSTYKPDGLLAFMQKLDKKHTENPTLPMGIYQDHPLPFRRVEAVVDAMVAEGLAPNVRKIRGVAYAQAIPISEGSDQYKVIICDRDVCTPAPLSNGMTSKDRAEVIAKRINTMLDSGVCARAITQNTAQSCLVAGNIEILKVEPEDRRAQKNSNQALLTQAKSALNRAAWADWLSNNCVAARELAGTSN; this is encoded by the coding sequence ATGAAAAGGGCGAGACAGACTCTTGCGCTCATCCTGTGCGCAGTTTCCCTCCTGGCGGCAGCCATGTCACCTGTTATCTCCGACACATATAAGGACGAGGAGAAGATGGGACGCGAGTATGCCGAACGCATGGAAAAAGAGATGAGTTTTGTTGATGACCAGTCCATTGTCGAGAGGGTGAAAACAATCGGCGAAACCCTAGCCAAAATTGCCAATGAGAATGAAGTCCGCGCATCATATGGCGATTCGAAAATAGCCCGGTTTGAATATCGCTTTAAGGTTGTCGATGATCCTGATGTCAATGCATTCGCGCTGCCGGGTGGTTACATATACGTCAACACGGGACTGCTGGAGATGGTCGATTCGGATGATGAACTAGCGGGAGTCCTCGCACATGAGATTGCCCATGTAGCGCATCATCACGCTACAAAACTCATCAAAGAGCAATCCAAACTCGACAAATATGTGGCATTGATTGCGCTTGCAGGGATATTCGGTAAGGTCAAAAACACAGATCTAAATAATTTGCTTCTCGGCGCACAGATGCTTAAAGTCGGGAGCGCCAGCGGTCACACAATGAATGCCGAACGCGACGCGGACAGGACAGCCGTAGCATACCTTGCCAAGTCTACATATAAGCCCGACGGACTTCTGGCATTCATGCAGAAACTGGACAAGAAGCATACCGAGAACCCCACCCTGCCAATGGGTATCTATCAGGATCACCCTTTGCCGTTTCGACGCGTGGAAGCAGTAGTGGATGCCATGGTCGCCGAAGGTCTGGCTCCGAATGTGCGAAAGATACGCGGAGTAGCTTATGCGCAAGCAATCCCTATCAGCGAAGGCAGCGACCAATATAAAGTCATTATCTGTGATCGCGATGTATGCACACCCGCCCCACTGTCCAACGGCATGACATCCAAGGATCGTGCAGAGGTTATTGCAAAACGCATCAATACCATGCTCGACTCAGGTGTCTGCGCAAGAGCTATTACCCAAAATACCGCTCAAAGCTGTCTTGTAGCGGGGAATATTGAAATACTGAAAGTTGAACCTGAGGATCGCCGAGCGCAAAAAAATAGCAACCAAGCACTTTTGACACAAGCCAAATCAGCGCTCAATCGCGCAGCGTGGGCCGATTGGCTGAGTAACAATTGTGTCGCAGCGCGAGAATTGGCCGGCACCTCAAATTGA